DNA from Roseofilum casamattae BLCC-M143:
CTCGGTTTATGTCATTGGCCTGCGCCTTGACCCGAAACAGAAGAAACAAAAGAGCGATGATGATTTTCTGATTATCATCACTGACCATGACCCCCATACCGCTTTGGCCGACTATGGTCGTCGTTGGGGCATTGAAACCCTCTTTGGGGCACTCAAGACTCGAGGATTTTGCCTAGAATCGACTCATTTTACTGATAACGAGCGTCTGTCTAAGCTTCTGGCTCTTTTAGCTCTGGCCTTTGTCTGGGCGATGAAAGCCGGAATCTGGCGACATGCTCAAAAGCCAATTCGTATCATTCTGGCTCATGGTCGCCGTGCCCATAGCCTATTTCGTTATGGTTTCGACCTCCTGCGCCGCTTTTTCATTGACCCGCTCTCTTTTTCTGACTCTCTCTTTCAGCCCATACAACTTTTGTCCTGTACTTAGATCCAAGGATTAAATCCACCTTTAATGCCTTGCTGTGCTTCTTTATGGTGAGTCTGAAAACGGTCAATACATGCGCTATCGAATTTCAGCAGTTGCGCATACGATCGCACTTTATCTTGAATCAATTTGCGATCGCGCCATTCCAAGCCTTTAAACCGCTCGTCTCGACTATCTCCAAAAATGGCATAGTATGGCGCAAACAAGGTTGACTCTAAGAGAATTAAATTGAAGGAAAATCGATGTTCTGTTTCCTGAATTTGTCTTCTTACTTTGAGCTTTAATTCTTCAAAGTTGGTAACGATCCGCGAGTCGATATCGGTCAATCGATCGCCATCTTTCCGATCGTCTAAAATACGATTGATTGAATCTTGCCACTCCTCTAGCCAAGTCAACTTTAACCGTTTTTTCTCTGTGTTTGACTCCATTTGAAGATCTGTGAGTACCAAATGATACTCAAAACTATACATGAGCTGAGTTTGAGATAAAGTTAATCCGAATGCTTGCACGACAATGAGAGAGGAGCGCGATCTTACTTCCATTACACATTATCAGGATAAGCAACATGACACAATGGGACGTTTATCCGTATTTATTGTGTAGATATGGAGTGGAGCGATCGCAATTTCGCCCCCCATTTACTCCCTCAGTGTCAGATTCGCGATCGTGCAGCCAGTTGTGGCAAACTGGAAGCGACAATACGACAAATACGCCAGTCTGGCTGAACCCGCGCGCCCATCTCTTCGTAAAAGGCGATCGCCGACTCATTCCAGTCCAATACGCTCCACTCAAAGCGCCCGCAACCCTCTTCCAGAGCAATTTTGGCCAAACGAGCAAACAGAGCCGTACCAATGCCTCGGCGGCGAAATTCGGGCAGGACAAAGAGATCCTCTAAATACAATCCCGGTTGTGCCAAAAACGTGGAATAGTTATAGAAAAAGAGCGCAAAGCCAGCCGGTTCTCCGTCCCAGAGTGCAATCAAGGCATCGGCATACGGCCGGGAACCGAACAGATGCTCTTCCAAAGCTGCCTCAGTGGCAACGACTTCATGAGATAATCGTTCGTATTCAGCTAATGTATTAATTAACTGCAACAGCAGCGGTACGTCATTAACTACTGCGGGACGAATGTGCAGTTTCGAATTGGCATTGGAAGTCATGGAAAAACCTATCTCTTAGCCGTAACTTTCAGCTCAGCCGGTTGCGCGAGATTCCCTTCTACAGTAACTCCGCGATTATTCGCAGCTAAATGGCGGATAATTTTATAGATAAACTCAATTTGCTCGGTGGTATCAGCCGCTGTCGCTAATTCCACCAGAGATAAGGGCCGTTGAGCTTCTTGCAGAGCGGCTACCACTTTAGTCTGCAACTGCAATACTCCTGCTGCGGCTTTCTTACCCGCTTCAACTCCCGGTTGATGATAGGCATTGATATTCACCAAGGTGGCATACAACCCAACGGCCCGCTCGTACAAGGCAATTAATGCACCGACCGTGCGTTCGTTCACCTCGGGAATAGTTACGGTCACTGAATCTCGGTTATTCTCATAGAGAGCTTGGCGAGTCCCTTGCAACAGTCCGGATAAATAGTCGCCACAGGTCACTCCCGGTTCCACTTCTGGAGAACCACCATCGCGGTCTTTCAGTACTTCAATAAACGTCATAAAGAAATTGGGAACGCCTTCGCGCAACTGCTGCACGTAAGCATGTTGATCCGTCGAGCCTTTATTCCCGTAAACTGCAATTCCTTGATAGACCGTATTTCCAGCTAAGTCTTTTTCTTTACCCAAGGACTCCATCACCAGTTGTTGCAAATAGCGACTGAAGAGCAACAAACTGTCTTTGTAGGGAAGTACGACCATATCTTTTTCCCCTTTACCATTACCGGCAAAATACCAAGCTAAAGCGAGGAGAGCGGCGGGGTTTTGTTTCAGTTCTGGGATGCGAGTCGCTTCGTCCATCTCTTTTGCTCCGGCGAGCATCTGATGGATATCAATGCCTTGCAGAGCGGCGGGAAGCAGTCCGACAGCAGAAAGTTCCGAGGTGCGTCCTCCCACCCAGTCGTGCATGGGGAAAGCGGCTAACCATCCTTCTGCTTTTGCCATGTTCTCCAGTTTGCTGTCATGACCGGTGATGGCGACAAAATGGGGGCCGTGGGGGATATTGGCGGCCGCGTAGGCGGCTTTCGCTTCGATCGCCCCATTGCGGGTTTCTGGAGTTCCCCCAGACTTA
Protein-coding regions in this window:
- a CDS encoding transposase is translated as SVYVIGLRLDPKQKKQKSDDDFLIIITDHDPHTALADYGRRWGIETLFGALKTRGFCLESTHFTDNERLSKLLALLALAFVWAMKAGIWRHAQKPIRIILAHGRRAHSLFRYGFDLLRRFFIDPLSFSDSLFQPIQLLSCT
- a CDS encoding GNAT family N-acetyltransferase, whose product is MTSNANSKLHIRPAVVNDVPLLLQLINTLAEYERLSHEVVATEAALEEHLFGSRPYADALIALWDGEPAGFALFFYNYSTFLAQPGLYLEDLFVLPEFRRRGIGTALFARLAKIALEEGCGRFEWSVLDWNESAIAFYEEMGARVQPDWRICRIVASSLPQLAARSRI
- a CDS encoding glucose-6-phosphate isomerase yields the protein MDAASLWQRYQDWLYAHDGLGFYLDISRMRFDDRFVSEMQPKFDKAFAEMEKLEAGAIANPDEGRMVGHYWLRDADLAPNGQLKAEIKDTLAAIDTFATKIHSGEIKPPNAPKFTDILSIGIGGSALGPQFVAEALAPVVPNLNIHFLDNTDPTGIDRTLAPLRDKLSSTLVLVISKSGGTPETRNGAIEAKAAYAAANIPHGPHFVAITGHDSKLENMAKAEGWLAAFPMHDWVGGRTSELSAVGLLPAALQGIDIHQMLAGAKEMDEATRIPELKQNPAALLALAWYFAGNGKGEKDMVVLPYKDSLLLFSRYLQQLVMESLGKEKDLAGNTVYQGIAVYGNKGSTDQHAYVQQLREGVPNFFMTFIEVLKDRDGGSPEVEPGVTCGDYLSGLLQGTRQALYENNRDSVTVTIPEVNERTVGALIALYERAVGLYATLVNINAYHQPGVEAGKKAAAGVLQLQTKVVAALQEAQRPLSLVELATAADTTEQIEFIYKIIRHLAANNRGVTVEGNLAQPAELKVTAKR